Proteins encoded together in one Salmo trutta chromosome 3, fSalTru1.1, whole genome shotgun sequence window:
- the rab11fip5b gene encoding rab11 family-interacting protein 1 codes for MSFIDLNDAQRWVPTHVNVTVLRARGLRTKGKHGGSRYVYTIIQVGKEKYTTGLVEKETVPEWNEECCFELLPGILEDEGRSAFPSGSGDLVLTIMHRVLIGLDVFLGQAILPLDKIFQDGMCPRDEWLKLNSKAGRKEKERGEMQVTVQFTRNNMTASMFDLTMKDKPRSVFGKLKDRVTGRKIGDMESSSAIVPGRFAALSGSLGKPFREGDRGEGGEGPMEVAEEKRSKVKDFFQGKGKLPRSSDTRSCSSLASESSVLSLTSERPCPPPLGLGILVDPSSPPRFPSPPIYSNKVKVDTHHRDTDLTKKVLNTTQSSPKILTHNRALSDEASRITTTAVPQPCPAVESLKGQGMTLSQSSLCINGSHIYGSEPVGPKGSGTLPSKLVLLEKCSPLSRSLQNLTKRSEDNGSAGEGRRWSFDKVNKEEKYVEKEVEPHVSQVQSAQVGGRPVQAAASMLSSTTTVDSADKRKKLRKSLFSGGRSDSLPAKLAPSQGCPLAEGRMLGWFGSSDSQNKPRLEVSSKVESDSDTPPPLPPRSPIPTQSSSSSTGLASPDSGHPTNPFTPSLTPNPISPSNPFLPCLQCNPFFEDLITEEPRRSPPRAACFPCHSTALPCIPNTAHDVAVQNKMAAIRRERPRPVARQTSLPALLPRAVTASPPNPFTSRSISESGGRECDESFDAFASSRLNSPKGSPTNHPSNATLWQAQVRSTPPHEGNTIPPIEEMQMSEEEAQPPPLPPRRPITRPLVNKRSSDSWLHRGQELAVQKEACLLSQTGAASLQHTREGGHKRCTPSPHLYPSPGKDLLVSSDMLDFHTEHSQHYANISPDSPSPFKSEDEFKKFDYEPLRDEDDSCKIMFTEQDLWPDATENHLNPNVKDSTDTSPTVREDAIVTNTSHSEIKALSLPVMLLDSEMTVADLLYMSSPKHSKSGLKTLDIASITPDPTMELFSIHPDKPNKSRNIHYESPPLTLEDLSKNLSNSDFSFIDSASDASPSPSEMITVHTLKSLGGIFPQPPQVTHIASSAHDIRLSAEDMLTFQKPSTIDVNSTLKANLPEASLCQDNWQDGSCELNTSGRDPASNKKNNSIFTPDSLNIEPESEDITRDTVDIKHTQSPLNRKGNISKSKIDSSIVDPSCHIRTSPVSPQIGMQQEVVRNKQEVSQPLVKRTKPVNESSPRGASSHRSLKGMIRELYGNGGANSPGKGLRESPLHQSLSPGHVLSESIEVPFSYQPTKSIFSSPLSPDRETTLKEAKLFVSLQQTNTNSSTQSITKENCLTERSPSKHAGTISFEDLHAKVAPNVRSPMSARLRPGVSLHASNPSSMAPSLVTETNAQAKLLPTPGPSSIHHPPTLRPSTGANATLAVAPCTSSSFSSSTSSTTVQPLVDARHTLLPEETQPASSLPRQESSPHPVKPLTTTASQGEKKEGRSVLEKLKSSIHSGRAAKQTLVEAETEIEESLTDSSAQYEQLTKMELISLLLQQQMDMENQQAASDQQAVLLKKHEAEMKKIKAQVRDLEDYIDKLLVQIMEQTPTLLQVRSRHK; via the exons ATGTCCTTTATAGATTTAAATGATGCCCAGAGATGGGTGCCTACACATGTGAATGTAACTGTCCTTCGGGCAAGGGGTTTGCGGACTAAGGGCAAGCACGGGGGTAGCCGTTATGTTTACACAATCATTCAGGTGGGGAAGGAGAAATACACCACCGGTTTGGTCGAGAAGGAAACTGTGCCAGAGTGGAATGAGGAATGCTGTTTCGAACTTCTACCCGGAATACTGGAGGATGAGGGTCGCAGTGCTTTTCCCTCAGGGAGCGGTGACTTGGTCCTCACCATTATGCACCGGGTGCTTATCGGACTTGACGTGTTTCTTGGTCAAGCAATCCTCCCTTTGGATAAAATATTTCAAGATGGAATGTGCCCTAGAGATGA ATGGCTCAAACTCAACTCCAAGGCCGGCCGGAAGGAGAAGGAGCGCGGCGAGATGCAGGTGACAGTCCAGTTCACCCGCAACAACATGACAGCCAGCATGTTCGACCTAACCATGAAGGACAAGCCACGGTCTGTCTTCGGCAAACTTAAGGACCGTGTGACGGGGAGGAAGATCGGCGACATGGAGTCCTCATCAGCCATCGTGCCGGGACGCTTCGCCGCCCTGTCGGGTTCCCTAGGAAAGCCATTCCGAGAGGGGGAccgaggggaagggggagagggccCCATGGAGGTAGCCGAGGAGAAGCGGAGCAAGGTGAAGGATTTCTTCCAGGGGAAGGGAAAGCTGCCGAGGTCGTCCGACACAAGGTCGTGCTCGTCGCTGGCCTCGGAGAGCAGCGTGTTGTCCTTGACCAGTGAGAGGCCCTGCCCCCCTCCTCTGGGCCTAGGCATCCTGGTGGACCCTTCCAGTCCCCCCAGATTCCCCAGCCCCCCCATCTACAGCAACAAGGTCAAAGTTGACACCCaccacagagacacagacctaaCTAAAAAAG TGCTCAACACCACACAGTCTTCCCCAAAGATACTGACTCACAATCGAGCCCTCAGCGACGAGGCAAGTAGGATCACCACTACTGCCGTTCCCCAGCCTTGTCCTGCAGTGGAATCCCTCAAGGGTCAGGGTATGACTCTCTCCCAATCCTCTCTGTGCATCAACGGAAGCCACATCTACGGATCCGAACCAGTGGGTCCCAAGGGCTCAGGCACCCTCCCATCCAAGCTGGTCCTCCTTGAGAAGTGCTCCCCCCTCTCTCGTTCGCTGCAGAACCTCACAAAGCGGAGCGAGGACAATGGTTCAGCCGGCGAGGGACGGCGCTGGTCCTTCGACAAGGTGAATAAGGAAGAGAAGTACGTGGAGAAGGAGGTCGAACCTCATGTCTCTCAGGTTCAAAGCGCACAGGTGGGGGGTCGTCCGGTGCAGGCAGCTGCCTCAATGCTGTCTTCCACTACCACGGTGGACTCAGCAGACAAAAGGAAAAAGCTCAGAAAGTCGTTATTCTCCGGAGGGAGGAGTGATTCTCTACCTGCCAAGTTGGCGCCGAGCCAGGGTTGTCCTCTCGCCGAGGGGAGAATGCTAGGCTGGTTTGGCTCCAGTGACTCCCAGAACAAGCCAAG GCTGGAAGTTTCTTCTAAGGTAGAAAGCGACTCagacacccctcctcccctcccccctcgctCCCCCATTCCCACCCAGTCCTCTTCTTCTTCCACTGGCCTTGCCTCACCCGACAGTGGCCATCCCACTAACCCCTTCACCCCCTCTCTGACACCCaaccccatctctccctccaacccCTTCCTCCCGTGTTTGCAGTGTAACCCCTTTTTTGAGGACCTCATAACCGAAGAGCCCCGGAGGTCCCCCCCTCGCGCTGCCTGCTTCCCCTGTCATTCCACAGCTTTGCCTTGCATCCCCAATACCGCCCACGATGTCGCAGTGCAAAATAAAATGGCCGCCATACGGCGAGAGCGGCCCAGGCCTGTAGCCAGGCAGACATCCCTCCCTGCCTTACTCCCGAGAGCGGTTACTGCCAGCCCCCCGAATCCGTTCACCTCTCGCTCCATATCAGAGAGCGGGGGAAGAGAATGCGACGAGTCCTTTGACGCCTTTGCGTCCAGCAGGCTGAATTCGCCAAAGGGCTCTCCTACCAATCACCCTTCAAATGCAACCTTGTGGCAAGCTCAAGTAAGAAGCACTCCTCCACATGAGGGTAACACTATTCCACCCATTGAGGAGATGCAGATGAGTGAAGAAGAAGCACAGCCTCCACCGTTGCCTCCACGGAGGCCCATAACAAGACCTTTGGTAAACAAGAGATCTTCTGACAGCTGGTTGCACAGGGGTCAGGAGCTGGCTGTGCAGAAAGAGGCCTGTCTCCTGTCACAAACGGGCGCAGCTTCCCTGCAGCACACAAGAGAAGGCGGGCACAAGAGATGCACACCAAGTCCCCACCTGTACCCAAGCCCAGGCAAAGACCTTCTCGTCAGCAGTGACATGTTGGACTTTCATACTGAACACTCACAACATTATGCCAATATTTCTCCAGATTCTCCATCTCCATTCAAGTCTGAAGATGAGTTCAAGAAGTTTGACTATGAACCATTGCGAGATGAAGATGATAGCTGTAAAATTATGTTTACTGAGCAGGACTTATGGCCAGATGCAACAGAAAACCATCTAAACCCGAATGTAAAGGATTCGACAGACACCAGTCCCACTGTTAGAGAAGACGCCATTGTAACGAACACTTCACATTCTGAAATCAAAGCCTTATCTTTACCAGTAATGCTTCTTGATAGTGAAATGACTGTTGCCGACCTACTGTATATGTCTTCCCCAAAACACTCTAAATCCGGTCTTAAGACGCTTGACATTGCATCAATTACACCAGACCCAACAATGGAATTATTCTCAATTCACCCAGATAAGCCTAACAAGTCCAGAAACATCCATTATGAATCGCCTCCACTAACCTTGGAAGATCTAAGTAAAAATCTAAGTAATTCTGATTTTAGTTTTATTGACTCTGCTTCTGATGCTTCCCCATCTCCATCTGAAATGATTACAGTGCATACCCTCAAAAGTTTAGGTGGCATTTTTCCTCAACCTCCACAAGTTACTCACATAGCATCTTCTGCTCATGATATTCGGCTATCTGCAGAGGATATGTTAACTTTTCAGAAGCCTAGTACTATAGACGTCAACTCTACCCTAAAAGCGAATTTACCAGAAGCCTCGCTTTGTCAAGACAATTGGCAAGATGGAAGTTGTGAATTGAACACATCAGGCAGAGATCCTGCAAGCAATAAGAAGAACAATAGCATTTTTACGCCTGACAGTCTTAACATAGAGCCTGAGTCTGAAGACATCACTAGAGACACTGTAgatataaaacacacacaatctCCACTGAATAGAAAAGGCAACATTTCTAAATCAAAGATAGACAGTTCAATAGTAGACCCTTCATGCCACATTAGAACTTCTCCAGTTTCTCCACAGATTGGAATGCAACAGGAAGTTGTACGCAATAAACAGGAAGTGAGTCAGCCTCTGGTCAAACGAACCAAGCCTGTCAATGAGTCTTCACCAAGGGGTGCTAGTTCACACAGAAGTCTCAAGGGAATGATACGAGAGCTCTACGGCAACGGTGGTGCAAATAGCCCTGGCAAAGGATTGCGTGAGAGCCCTCTTCACCAATCACTGTCTCCTGGGCATGTACTCTCAGAGAGCATTGAAGTACCCTTCTCATATCAACCCACCAAATCAATTTTTTCCTCACCTTTGTCACCAGATAGAGAGACAACACTCAAGGAGGCTAAATTATTTGTTTCCTtgcaacaaacaaacacaaatagTTCCACTCAGTCAATTACAAAAGAAAACTGCTTAACGGAACGTTCCCCATCCAAACATGCCGGGACCATCAGCTTCGAAGACCTCCACGCCAAAGTAGCCCCGAACGTCAGAAGCCCCATGAGTGCCAGGTTAAGGCCTGGCGTCTCTCTGCATGCTTCCAATCCCTCCTCTATGGCCCCCTCCCTGGTGACTGAAACTAATGCCCAGGCTAAGCTACTCCCCACCCCCGGCCCCTCCTCCATACATCACCCCCCGACCTTGAGACCCAGTACCGGAGCCAATGCCACCTTGGCTGTGGCCCCCTgcacctcttcctccttctcctcctctacctcctccaccaCTGTCCAGCCCCTGGTCGATGCACGGCACACACTTTTACCTGAGGAGACCCAGCCAGCTAGCAGCCTGCCCCGACAGGAGAGCAG CCCCCACCCAGTGAAGCCCTTGACCACCACAGCCAGTCAGGGGGAGAAGAAAGAGGGCCGGTCAGTTCTAGAGAAGCTCAAGTCTTCCATCCACTCAGGCCGCGCTGCCAAGCAGACACTGGTTGAGGCTGAGACTGAGATTGAG GAATCGTTAACGGACAGCTCTGCCCAGTACGAGCAGCTGACCAAAATGGAGCTGATCTCCCTTCTGCTGCAGCAGCAGATGGATATGGAGAACCAGCAGGCGGCCTCAGACCAGCAGGCAGTGCTGCTTAAGAAACACGAGGCGGAGATGAAGAAGATCAAGGCGCAGGTGCGCGACCTGGAGGACTACATCGACAAGCTGCTGGTGCAGATCATGGAGCAGACACCCACACTCCTTCAAGTGCGCTCCCGACACAAGTGA